The proteins below come from a single Pandoraea apista genomic window:
- a CDS encoding formate dehydrogenase subunit delta, with protein MDTDNLVKMANQIGDFFETMPDRSEALENIAGHLRRFWAPRMRMTILEHLEATDGHGMREIVVAAITAHRAELWPRG; from the coding sequence ATGGACACCGACAATCTGGTCAAGATGGCCAATCAGATCGGCGACTTCTTCGAGACGATGCCCGATCGCAGCGAGGCGCTCGAGAACATTGCAGGCCACCTGCGACGCTTCTGGGCCCCACGCATGCGCATGACGATTCTCGAACATCTCGAGGCGACCGACGGGCACGGCATGCGCGAGATCGTGGTGGCTGCGATCACCGCGCATCGCGCCGAGCTCTGGCCGCGCGGCTAA
- a CDS encoding EamA family transporter, which produces MTTTPIVLLVLLSALMHATWNAFLHASPDRLWQVGMMAVPQGLMAVAGILWLPMPPVEVWPLIVLSACAQVAYTAALIRAYRVGEFGQIYPIARGISPLLISGAALLLAGEIPRWIAVVGIVCICTGILTLALRGRRLSGDSVPAALLTGVFIAAYTIIDGFGVRLSNGNGVAYIAWAYLFASVPLVGAVWAWRGGWRGMFLAPRRRVTEALGAGVVAQCAYGMVVFALQYLPMGVVSALRESSAIFAVLLGWLFMREKLNARRLVACSLVVGGAVLIKLGA; this is translated from the coding sequence ATGACTACCACGCCCATCGTGTTGTTGGTGCTGCTCTCCGCACTGATGCATGCCACCTGGAACGCGTTTCTCCACGCCAGTCCCGATCGTCTCTGGCAGGTCGGCATGATGGCCGTGCCGCAAGGGCTCATGGCCGTGGCCGGCATTCTGTGGCTGCCCATGCCGCCCGTGGAGGTCTGGCCGCTCATCGTGCTCTCCGCCTGCGCACAGGTTGCCTACACGGCGGCGCTCATTCGCGCGTATCGCGTGGGCGAGTTCGGGCAAATCTACCCGATTGCGCGGGGCATTTCTCCGCTGCTGATCTCGGGGGCGGCGTTGCTGCTTGCGGGCGAAATACCTCGCTGGATTGCTGTGGTGGGGATTGTGTGCATTTGCACGGGCATTCTGACGCTGGCGCTGCGCGGGCGCCGTTTGTCGGGCGACAGCGTGCCGGCGGCGTTACTCACCGGCGTGTTCATCGCGGCGTACACGATTATCGACGGCTTTGGCGTGCGTCTGTCGAACGGCAACGGCGTTGCCTATATCGCGTGGGCGTATCTGTTCGCCAGCGTGCCGCTCGTGGGCGCGGTATGGGCGTGGCGCGGGGGATGGCGAGGCATGTTTCTCGCACCGCGCCGCCGCGTGACAGAGGCATTGGGTGCGGGCGTGGTCGCGCAGTGCGCGTACGGCATGGTGGTGTTCGCGCTGCAATACTTGCCAATGGGCGTGGTATCCGCGCTGCGGGAGTCGAGCGCCATTTTTGCGGTGCTGCTGGGCTGGCTGTTCATGCGCGAGAAACTCAACGCTCGCCGCCTCGTGGCGTGTAGCCTCGTGGTCGGCGGCGCGGTGCTCATCAAGCTGGGCGCGTAG
- a CDS encoding DNA-binding protein: MGSGKQPWTELAAPLGRALAIAGYHLLTGGGQGVMASVSEAFCAVPQRMGRSIGVVPTEAVSHDGERPTFRPLAGYPNPFVEVPIVSPLPRHLPDAPAGTLSRNHINVLSSDVIVALPGNHGTRDEVGLALHYGKPVILFGQREHFADMPASLVRTVSLDTVMDFVRTAR; the protein is encoded by the coding sequence ATGGGTTCCGGCAAACAGCCGTGGACCGAACTTGCCGCGCCCCTCGGACGCGCACTCGCGATCGCCGGCTACCACCTGCTGACTGGGGGCGGACAGGGCGTAATGGCGAGCGTGAGCGAAGCCTTCTGCGCCGTACCGCAGCGCATGGGACGCAGTATCGGTGTCGTGCCGACCGAGGCCGTAAGTCACGATGGCGAGCGTCCGACATTCCGCCCTCTGGCCGGCTATCCGAATCCCTTCGTGGAAGTGCCCATCGTGAGTCCGCTACCGCGCCATCTGCCCGATGCACCGGCAGGCACGCTCTCACGCAATCACATCAACGTGCTCTCGAGCGACGTTATCGTCGCGCTGCCCGGCAATCACGGCACGCGTGACGAAGTCGGGCTCGCCTTGCATTACGGCAAGCCCGTCATTCTGTTCGGGCAGCGCGAACACTTCGCGGACATGCCCGCCTCGCTGGTGCGAACGGTATCGCTCGATACCGTGATGGACTTCGTCAGAACGGCACGGTGA
- a CDS encoding ShlB/FhaC/HecB family hemolysin secretion/activation protein, with product MSYGLWDRGLAPQYFVPPPPPPATVVQDPGAASDPIALFAGDDPNAVAAAVDREASERAAAASAAASTGDTATQAPQTASAVTASNTDPAQMAQGEGAASAPSADTSPAPPPSPPLPAADFAIAPELSADGTAISAVDLDAAASATSAASEPPPAPDVAPPNAFLARASCWRALPRHESLANRNLRMLMSRGLVVRSEQLPLVATRSRTPGEGAVGLQVLNEQPYQFNVGMNNSGMTTTGKMQGTANLLMNNPLGMDGKFNTTLSQDLQNARRDTTNRDVTANYSLPIDADWTVGITGKTNAATDQIATGTTQTQTLQWRVRRAFDFTANGSTGLELRYNRSRTEDPNAIHTYDSYAEVGLSHTHYMGTSKLDLSVMQRLNAPWMPASSGPPGWSYRFQSIDAKLTVPF from the coding sequence GTGTCCTATGGTTTGTGGGATCGCGGACTTGCGCCTCAGTATTTCGTGCCGCCTCCGCCTCCGCCCGCGACCGTTGTGCAGGACCCGGGCGCGGCGTCGGACCCGATCGCGTTGTTCGCGGGAGACGATCCGAACGCGGTCGCCGCTGCCGTCGATCGTGAGGCGTCCGAGCGAGCCGCCGCCGCGAGCGCTGCTGCATCGACGGGCGACACGGCGACCCAGGCGCCGCAGACGGCTTCAGCGGTGACGGCATCGAACACCGATCCCGCTCAGATGGCACAGGGTGAGGGGGCTGCAAGCGCGCCGTCGGCCGATACCTCCCCCGCGCCGCCGCCGTCCCCTCCATTACCTGCCGCCGATTTTGCGATCGCGCCGGAATTGAGCGCCGATGGCACGGCGATTTCCGCAGTGGATCTCGATGCCGCAGCCTCGGCAACTTCGGCGGCGAGCGAACCGCCGCCCGCACCTGACGTTGCGCCGCCCAATGCCTTCCTCGCGCGTGCCTCGTGCTGGCGCGCGTTGCCGCGTCACGAGAGTCTTGCGAATCGCAATCTGCGTATGCTGATGAGCCGGGGACTCGTGGTGCGCAGCGAGCAGTTACCGCTTGTCGCCACGCGCAGCAGGACTCCCGGCGAGGGCGCCGTGGGTCTTCAGGTGCTCAACGAGCAGCCGTACCAGTTCAACGTCGGCATGAACAACAGCGGCATGACGACCACGGGCAAGATGCAAGGCACGGCGAACCTGCTGATGAACAATCCGCTGGGCATGGATGGCAAGTTCAATACGACGCTGAGTCAGGATTTGCAGAATGCGCGACGCGATACGACGAATCGCGATGTGACCGCCAACTATTCGTTGCCGATCGACGCGGACTGGACTGTGGGCATCACAGGCAAGACCAATGCCGCGACCGATCAGATCGCCACCGGCACGACACAGACGCAGACACTGCAATGGCGTGTGCGCCGGGCGTTCGACTTCACGGCCAACGGGTCGACGGGGCTCGAACTTCGCTACAACCGCAGCCGCACCGAAGACCCGAACGCCATCCACACCTACGACAGTTACGCCGAGGTGGGCCTGAGCCACACGCACTATATGGGCACGTCGAAGCTCGATTTGTCGGTGATGCAGCGTTTGAACGCGCCGTGGATGCCCGCGTCGAGCGGCCCGCCGGGATGGTCGTATCGCTTCCAGTCGATCGACGCGAAACTCACCGTGCCGTTCTGA
- a CDS encoding bifunctional aspartate transaminase/aspartate 4-decarboxylase: MKSKELDALAKLSPFEFKDTLIELAQENGAQRSMLNAGRGNPNFLALEPRHGFFQLGLFALSEAARQFTYMPEGVGGIPPGKGVEARWQDFAREHQHEPGVKFLEKAISYIRDQMGLVVEDFLTEMVHGILGCNYPVPDRMLRNTEKISAKYLRREMVGRHPFVGNFDLFAVEGGTAAMTYLFNTLKTNHLLQAGDTIALGMPIFTPYIEIPELADYQLHEVNLNADPTLGWQYSKKELDKLLDPKIKAFFLVNPSNPPSVKLDDASLDHLAEIVKKRPDLIILTDDVYGTFADDFRSLFAIAPYNTILVYSYSKYFGATGWRLGAIATHEKNLFDDKIAKLPKAQREGLNARYSSITTEPEKLKFIDRLVADSRAVALNHTAGLSTPQQVQMALFSLFCLMDEPDAYKHAVKRIIHRRKSAMYRAAGIADETGPTAVDYYNILDLEVLGTKIYGKGFVDWFMKNIDPSEVLFRLAKESGVVLLPGRGFGTLHPSGRVSLANLNEPDYIQIGVTVRKLMDEYNERYIAGGSKGGKKK; this comes from the coding sequence ATGAAATCGAAGGAACTCGACGCACTCGCCAAACTCAGCCCGTTCGAATTCAAGGACACGCTGATCGAACTCGCACAGGAGAACGGCGCGCAGCGTTCGATGCTCAATGCCGGGCGCGGCAATCCAAACTTCCTTGCGCTCGAGCCGCGTCATGGCTTTTTCCAGTTGGGCCTGTTTGCGCTCTCGGAAGCCGCCCGGCAATTCACGTATATGCCGGAAGGCGTGGGCGGCATTCCGCCAGGCAAGGGCGTTGAAGCGCGCTGGCAGGATTTCGCGCGCGAACATCAGCATGAGCCGGGGGTGAAATTCCTCGAGAAGGCGATCTCGTACATCCGCGACCAGATGGGGTTGGTCGTCGAGGACTTCCTCACGGAAATGGTGCACGGCATTCTCGGGTGTAACTACCCGGTGCCGGATCGCATGCTGCGCAATACCGAGAAAATCTCCGCCAAGTATCTGCGTCGAGAAATGGTCGGGCGTCACCCGTTCGTGGGCAACTTCGACCTGTTCGCGGTCGAAGGCGGCACTGCGGCCATGACATACCTGTTCAATACGCTCAAGACCAACCATCTGCTGCAAGCCGGCGACACCATCGCGCTGGGCATGCCGATCTTCACGCCGTATATCGAGATTCCGGAACTGGCCGATTACCAACTTCACGAAGTGAACCTGAATGCCGATCCCACACTGGGCTGGCAGTACTCGAAGAAGGAACTCGACAAGCTGCTCGATCCGAAGATCAAGGCGTTTTTCCTCGTGAACCCGAGCAATCCGCCGTCGGTCAAGCTCGACGATGCGTCGCTCGATCACCTGGCCGAGATCGTCAAGAAGCGTCCGGATCTGATCATCCTGACCGACGATGTCTACGGCACGTTCGCCGACGACTTTCGCTCGCTGTTCGCGATCGCGCCTTACAACACCATTCTCGTGTATTCGTACTCGAAATACTTCGGGGCGACGGGCTGGCGTCTGGGCGCCATCGCCACGCACGAAAAGAACCTGTTCGACGACAAGATCGCCAAGCTGCCCAAGGCGCAGCGTGAAGGCCTCAACGCCCGCTATTCGTCGATCACGACGGAGCCGGAGAAGCTCAAGTTCATCGACCGCCTGGTGGCCGACAGCCGCGCCGTGGCGCTTAACCACACGGCTGGCCTGTCTACGCCGCAGCAGGTACAGATGGCGCTCTTCTCGCTGTTCTGCCTGATGGACGAGCCGGACGCCTACAAGCATGCCGTGAAGCGCATCATCCACCGCCGCAAGAGCGCGATGTACCGCGCGGCCGGCATTGCGGATGAGACCGGGCCTACGGCCGTGGACTACTACAACATTCTCGATCTCGAAGTGCTGGGAACGAAGATCTACGGCAAAGGCTTCGTGGACTGGTTCATGAAGAATATCGATCCGTCGGAAGTGCTGTTCCGTCTGGCCAAGGAAAGCGGCGTGGTGCTGCTGCCGGGCCGGGGCTTCGGCACGCTGCATCCGTCGGGCCGTGTGTCGCTCGCCAACCTCAACGAGCCGGACTACATCCAGATCGGCGTGACGGTGCGCAAGCTCATGGACGAGTACAACGAGCGTTACATCGCGGGCGGTAGCAAGGGCGGCAAGAAAAAGTAA
- the aspT gene encoding aspartate-alanine antiporter gives MELVHSILNHVPEVAIFLSLALGYAIGAVKFGSFQLGGVGGSLLVAVVVSQIGISVDSGVKSIMFALFIYAVGYESGPQFFSSLSRKTLREIGMAVFLAASGLVTVLICAKIFGFDKGLAAGVAGGGLTQSAIIGTAGDAISRLGLPADEVKRLQSEVAIGYAVTYIFGSLGAIIVCASLVPKLMGRTLKDDAKKVELAMTGGQTVLSADQVDSLPPLVGRVYRVTTGAGKRVIEVEKHLTDGVTIERLRRNGKIIIATDDLVLEAGDDVMLIGRREAATEAWRLLGDEQPPSRDLDIPLRMQEVVFARKGGNGKKLGELKAGVERDVKHGVYIARITRMGQPVPVLDDTVVYHGDVVTLYGADSDVQRAAKEAGYPVAYSVKTDYVYMGIGIVFGLLIGYIVVKVGGIPLTLGSGGGALLAGLIFGWLRGKHPTFGAMPLAASSLLKELGLATFVTCVGLSAGAQAWQTLQQSGVSIFVAGVIVTIVPLLLTYLFGRYVLRYDNVAILAGALSGSRSANPAFGEVLDKAESNVPTVPFAITYAIANVLLTLLGPLVVSLT, from the coding sequence GTGGAACTCGTGCATAGCATTCTCAATCATGTCCCGGAGGTCGCGATCTTCCTGTCGCTCGCCCTCGGGTATGCGATCGGAGCGGTCAAGTTCGGATCGTTCCAGCTAGGCGGTGTGGGCGGTTCGTTGCTCGTGGCCGTCGTTGTCTCGCAAATCGGCATTTCGGTCGACTCGGGCGTGAAGAGCATCATGTTCGCGCTCTTCATCTACGCCGTGGGTTACGAAAGCGGTCCGCAGTTCTTCAGCTCGCTCTCGCGCAAGACACTGCGCGAAATCGGCATGGCGGTGTTCCTCGCCGCTTCGGGGTTGGTCACGGTGCTGATCTGCGCCAAGATCTTCGGCTTCGACAAGGGGCTTGCTGCCGGTGTCGCGGGCGGTGGCCTCACGCAGTCGGCCATCATCGGTACGGCCGGCGACGCCATTTCGCGTCTGGGTCTGCCGGCGGACGAAGTCAAGCGTCTGCAATCGGAAGTGGCCATTGGTTATGCCGTCACGTACATCTTCGGCAGCCTCGGTGCAATCATCGTGTGCGCGTCGCTCGTGCCGAAGCTCATGGGCCGTACGCTCAAGGACGACGCGAAGAAGGTCGAACTCGCCATGACCGGCGGCCAGACCGTACTCTCGGCTGATCAGGTCGATTCGCTGCCGCCGCTGGTTGGCCGTGTCTATCGTGTGACGACCGGCGCGGGCAAGCGGGTGATCGAGGTCGAGAAGCATCTGACCGACGGTGTGACCATCGAGCGCTTGCGGCGTAACGGAAAGATCATCATCGCGACCGACGATCTGGTGCTCGAAGCGGGCGACGACGTCATGCTCATCGGGCGCCGTGAGGCGGCGACCGAAGCGTGGCGTCTGCTGGGCGACGAACAGCCGCCGTCGCGCGATCTCGACATTCCGCTGCGCATGCAGGAAGTGGTGTTCGCCCGTAAGGGCGGGAACGGCAAAAAGCTTGGCGAGTTGAAGGCCGGTGTGGAGCGCGACGTCAAACACGGCGTGTACATTGCCAGGATCACCCGCATGGGGCAGCCGGTGCCGGTGCTCGACGATACCGTCGTTTATCACGGCGATGTTGTCACGCTGTACGGTGCAGACAGCGACGTGCAACGCGCCGCGAAGGAAGCCGGCTACCCGGTGGCTTACTCGGTGAAGACCGACTACGTGTACATGGGGATCGGTATCGTGTTCGGTCTGCTGATCGGCTACATCGTGGTCAAGGTCGGTGGCATTCCGCTCACGCTCGGGAGTGGTGGCGGTGCGCTGCTCGCCGGCCTGATCTTTGGCTGGCTGCGTGGCAAGCATCCGACCTTCGGCGCGATGCCCCTCGCCGCAAGTTCTCTGCTCAAGGAGCTTGGGCTCGCCACCTTCGTGACCTGTGTTGGCCTGTCGGCTGGCGCACAGGCGTGGCAGACGTTGCAGCAAAGCGGTGTCTCGATCTTCGTCGCCGGGGTGATCGTCACGATCGTGCCGTTGCTCCTGACTTATCTCTTCGGGCGTTATGTCCTTCGCTACGACAACGTGGCCATTCTGGCCGGTGCGCTCTCGGGCTCGCGCAGCGCCAACCCGGCGTTCGGTGAAGTTCTCGACAAGGCCGAAAGCAATGTGCCCACGGTGCCGTTTGCCATTACCTATGCCATCGCCAACGTGCTGCTCACGCTGCTCGGACCGCTGGTGGTGTCGCTGACCTGA
- the aspT gene encoding aspartate-alanine antiporter: MQCSVPLFDAVPLITVFVCVVLGQLLGRIKLGPVQLGGVCGALLVALLIGQTGCMAEGSLKDFAFALFIFAMGFSAGPQFVENLNLRGLRFGVLSIIEVVFVFGIVMIAVKVLGLDAGTAGGLAAGAATESAMVGTAIEALNRLGLAPESFKALQANVVTAYTLTYVFGLITIVLFTNLLAPRLLGIDLRQDSARLAREMEDENGGETGAPAAPDLVGRSYRVAHPGLTVATLEAAFEARVAVERVRRGSTSVPVAQSLVLEPNDEILLVGRRDAMLEAHTLVGREVAGTETNDIVLVERDFVMTNKEAEGRTVSDLRREAPVDVRHGVFVKSVRRMGMQLPSLGKIPLQRGDVVTLQGLQSDVDRAGEVLGKPVPYGNKTSLVFVGVALIVGLCIGHLSVRIGGVPMTLGSGGGALLTGLASGWLLSRRPTWGTFPPAAYELLKDLGLAVFVVCVGLSAGPQAAVLLREHGLALPVVGICVSLIPALVSLWVGHKLLRIDGPILIGAIAGQQASTPAISAVVQTADSALPVVGYTVTYALSNVLLPLMGPAVVFVAHQFSR; encoded by the coding sequence ATGCAATGTTCAGTCCCGTTGTTCGATGCCGTGCCGTTGATCACCGTGTTCGTCTGCGTCGTTCTGGGCCAACTGCTCGGGCGCATCAAACTCGGTCCGGTCCAGCTCGGGGGCGTGTGCGGCGCGCTGCTTGTGGCGTTGCTCATCGGCCAGACCGGCTGCATGGCCGAAGGCTCGCTCAAGGACTTCGCATTCGCGCTTTTCATCTTCGCCATGGGCTTTTCCGCCGGCCCGCAGTTCGTTGAGAACCTGAACCTGCGCGGCCTGCGCTTCGGCGTGTTGTCCATTATCGAAGTGGTGTTCGTGTTCGGTATCGTGATGATCGCCGTGAAGGTGCTCGGTCTGGATGCGGGCACGGCCGGCGGTCTGGCGGCGGGGGCTGCCACCGAGTCCGCAATGGTCGGCACGGCCATCGAAGCGCTCAACCGGCTTGGCCTCGCCCCTGAGAGCTTCAAGGCGCTGCAAGCCAACGTCGTGACCGCATACACGCTTACGTATGTGTTCGGTCTCATCACGATCGTGCTGTTCACCAACTTGCTGGCGCCGCGTTTGCTGGGCATCGATCTCAGGCAGGACAGCGCGCGGCTCGCCCGCGAGATGGAAGACGAGAACGGTGGTGAAACCGGGGCGCCTGCGGCGCCCGATCTGGTGGGGCGCAGCTATCGCGTGGCGCATCCGGGGCTCACCGTTGCCACGTTGGAGGCCGCGTTCGAAGCACGAGTGGCCGTCGAGCGCGTGCGGCGTGGCTCGACCTCGGTGCCGGTTGCGCAGAGCCTTGTCCTTGAGCCGAACGATGAAATTCTGCTCGTCGGCCGGCGCGATGCCATGCTCGAAGCACATACGCTCGTCGGTCGCGAAGTGGCAGGCACCGAAACGAACGATATCGTGCTGGTGGAGCGCGACTTCGTCATGACCAACAAGGAAGCCGAGGGCCGCACGGTCAGCGACTTGCGCCGCGAAGCGCCGGTCGACGTGCGCCATGGCGTGTTCGTCAAATCGGTCAGGCGCATGGGCATGCAGTTGCCGTCGCTGGGCAAGATTCCGCTGCAACGCGGGGACGTGGTCACGCTGCAAGGTTTGCAAAGCGACGTGGATCGTGCGGGCGAGGTACTCGGCAAGCCGGTGCCATATGGCAACAAGACGAGTCTCGTGTTCGTTGGCGTGGCCCTGATCGTGGGGCTTTGCATTGGGCATCTGTCCGTGCGCATTGGCGGTGTGCCGATGACGCTGGGCTCGGGCGGCGGCGCACTGCTTACGGGGCTGGCGAGCGGCTGGCTGCTCTCGCGGCGTCCCACATGGGGCACGTTCCCGCCGGCGGCTTACGAATTGCTCAAGGATCTGGGGCTGGCAGTGTTCGTGGTGTGCGTCGGTCTGTCGGCAGGGCCTCAGGCCGCCGTGCTGTTGCGAGAGCACGGTCTGGCGCTGCCGGTGGTGGGTATTTGTGTGTCTTTGATTCCGGCGCTTGTGTCGCTGTGGGTGGGGCACAAGTTGCTGCGTATCGATGGACCGATCCTGATCGGCGCCATTGCCGGTCAGCAGGCAAGCACGCCGGCGATCAGCGCCGTGGTGCAAACGGCAGACAGCGCATTACCGGTCGTGGGGTACACGGTGACGTACGCCCTGTCGAACGTGTTGCTGCCGCTCATGGGGCCGGCGGTCGTCTTCGTCGCCCATCAGTTTTCGCGTTAG
- a CDS encoding YXWGXW repeat-containing protein — protein MTSPIFPTSRLARRRCALAVALCLASLPALAEVTLKRGPPPPRFEDPHAAPKGAFWVPGYWQWKDGRYDWVDGHMEPKRPGMRYHPPHWEETGDHEWTLRDGVWESSGWGPGTIHDIRAPK, from the coding sequence ATGACTTCGCCGATTTTTCCGACTTCTCGTTTGGCCCGCCGCCGTTGTGCGCTTGCCGTCGCCTTGTGTCTCGCGAGTCTGCCGGCACTTGCCGAGGTAACACTGAAACGCGGCCCGCCACCTCCTCGTTTCGAAGACCCGCACGCCGCACCCAAGGGAGCGTTCTGGGTGCCGGGCTACTGGCAATGGAAAGACGGCCGCTACGATTGGGTCGACGGTCACATGGAACCCAAGCGCCCCGGCATGCGCTACCACCCGCCGCACTGGGAGGAAACGGGCGATCACGAGTGGACGTTGCGCGACGGCGTATGGGAGTCATCGGGCTGGGGCCCGGGCACGATTCACGACATTCGTGCGCCCAAGTGA
- a CDS encoding MATE family efflux transporter — MNPAPAAAGHRQLLRLAVPIVLANLTQPLLSAVDTAVAGHLPGPAYLGGVALGGLLLNLIFWGFSFLRMGTTGLAAQAFGANDSTRLRDTLARALALAFAIGAVLWVFRHPLVSIGVSWLGGSEQVQALAREYASIRILAAPLALGNYVVLGYLLACQRVRQGLAVQVFINLVNIVAVLVFVRGFDWGVTGIASATALADALGFALGAWLLWLARTPGLPPLRFATLVERAALWRLLRLNLDIFLRTLFLQLAFAWFARVGARLGDTTLAANALLLNFQTFMAYGLDGFAHAAEALVGAYVGARQRQALLHAIRLSLGWALGCALAFALVYALAGGAIIDTLTDQPALRSTAREFLPWAVLSPLVAVWCFQLDGVFIGATRTRELLTSSLIGLLVFGAVMPLTLAAWGNHGLWLALLAFLATRGIVLGVLLPRIWRGLPHPLA; from the coding sequence ATGAACCCTGCCCCTGCGGCCGCCGGTCACCGGCAACTTCTGCGTCTGGCGGTGCCCATCGTGCTCGCCAACCTCACCCAGCCCCTGCTCTCGGCCGTCGACACGGCCGTGGCCGGTCATTTGCCGGGGCCAGCCTATCTGGGCGGTGTCGCACTCGGCGGTCTGCTGCTGAACCTGATCTTCTGGGGCTTTTCGTTCCTTCGCATGGGCACGACAGGACTCGCCGCTCAGGCTTTCGGTGCCAACGATTCGACGCGTCTGCGCGATACGCTCGCGCGTGCGCTGGCGCTGGCGTTTGCCATCGGTGCCGTGCTGTGGGTCTTTCGCCATCCGCTGGTGTCGATCGGCGTGTCATGGCTTGGCGGCAGCGAACAGGTACAGGCGCTGGCTCGAGAATATGCAAGCATTCGCATCCTCGCCGCGCCGCTCGCACTGGGCAACTATGTCGTGCTGGGCTATCTGCTCGCGTGTCAACGCGTGAGACAAGGGCTGGCGGTGCAGGTATTCATCAACCTCGTGAATATCGTGGCCGTACTCGTGTTCGTGCGCGGCTTCGACTGGGGGGTGACGGGCATCGCCTCGGCGACCGCACTGGCAGACGCGCTCGGCTTCGCACTAGGCGCATGGTTACTCTGGCTCGCACGCACGCCGGGGCTGCCACCACTGCGATTCGCCACGCTGGTCGAGCGGGCCGCCCTGTGGCGCCTGCTGCGGCTCAATCTCGATATCTTTCTGCGCACCCTGTTCCTGCAACTCGCCTTCGCATGGTTCGCGCGTGTCGGTGCGCGGCTTGGCGATACGACGCTCGCCGCCAATGCACTGCTGCTGAACTTCCAGACCTTCATGGCGTATGGGCTCGACGGCTTTGCCCATGCGGCCGAAGCACTGGTGGGCGCCTATGTCGGGGCGCGGCAGCGTCAGGCGTTGCTGCACGCGATCCGGCTATCGCTGGGATGGGCGCTGGGCTGCGCCCTCGCGTTCGCGCTCGTCTATGCGCTGGCCGGGGGCGCCATCATCGATACGCTGACCGATCAGCCGGCACTGCGCAGCACCGCGCGCGAGTTCCTGCCATGGGCGGTGCTCTCGCCGCTCGTCGCGGTGTGGTGCTTCCAGCTCGACGGCGTGTTCATCGGGGCGACGCGCACTCGCGAACTGCTCACATCGTCATTGATCGGTCTGCTGGTGTTTGGCGCCGTGATGCCGCTCACGCTCGCGGCGTGGGGCAATCACGGCTTGTGGCTCGCGCTGCTGGCGTTTCTCGCCACGCGCGGCATTGTGCTCGGCGTCTTGCTGCCGCGAATCTGGCGAGGTCTCCCTCACCCGCTCGCGTGA
- the hisN gene encoding histidinol-phosphatase, which translates to MSSVPAVAEYAAFAASLADAVRPLSLGWFRRRLAVDDKADESPVTIADREVETALREKIAARYPAHGIWGEEFGKRGVDAEFVWSVDPIDGTRSFITGHPLWGTLLALLHNGKPVVGLIDIPATGERWVGVNDVASGVREARFGGELCRTSPVTALADATVYATSPDIFDAAEYAQFERLTKAVSRRRFGGDCYAYGLLASGHIELVMEAGLQTYDYLAVAPVVEAAGGVITDWEGKPLTLTSQGRVLAAANAELHAAALACIRGA; encoded by the coding sequence ATGTCGTCCGTACCCGCAGTTGCTGAATACGCGGCTTTCGCAGCGTCGTTGGCCGATGCCGTGAGGCCGCTGTCGCTGGGCTGGTTCCGCCGGCGTCTCGCCGTCGACGACAAGGCAGACGAAAGCCCGGTCACCATTGCCGATCGCGAGGTCGAAACCGCCCTGCGCGAGAAGATCGCGGCGCGCTATCCGGCACATGGCATCTGGGGCGAGGAGTTCGGCAAACGCGGTGTGGACGCGGAGTTCGTCTGGTCGGTCGATCCCATCGACGGCACGCGCAGCTTTATCACGGGACACCCGTTGTGGGGCACCTTGCTGGCCTTGTTGCATAACGGCAAGCCGGTCGTCGGCCTGATCGACATTCCCGCCACGGGCGAGCGCTGGGTCGGGGTGAACGACGTGGCGAGCGGCGTGCGTGAAGCCCGCTTTGGCGGCGAGCTGTGCCGCACCAGCCCGGTGACGGCGCTGGCCGACGCGACCGTTTATGCCACCTCGCCCGACATCTTCGACGCGGCAGAGTACGCCCAATTCGAGCGGTTGACGAAGGCGGTGAGCCGTCGCCGCTTCGGTGGCGATTGCTACGCCTACGGGTTGCTGGCGAGCGGGCACATCGAGCTTGTCATGGAAGCCGGCTTGCAGACCTACGACTATCTGGCCGTGGCGCCGGTCGTCGAGGCGGCCGGCGGTGTCATTACCGACTGGGAAGGCAAGCCGCTCACGCTGACCTCGCAGGGACGTGTGCTGGCCGCCGCAAACGCCGAACTGCACGCCGCGGCGCTGGCGTGCATTCGCGGAGCCTGA